In the genome of Pseudomonas sp. LBUM920, one region contains:
- a CDS encoding helix-turn-helix domain-containing protein, which translates to MKRKCLEGDGCPVARALDVVGDWWTLLIIRDAFAGVTRFGDFQKHLGVAKNILATRLKDMVEQGLLHTSEVGARNEYQLTDKGRALMPVLVTLAQWGEAHTEPEHVSARVLDARSLKPLRKVEIVSEDGRVLGLEDIVTQAPVA; encoded by the coding sequence ATGAAACGCAAATGCCTGGAAGGCGACGGCTGCCCGGTCGCCCGTGCGTTGGATGTGGTGGGGGATTGGTGGACGCTGTTGATCATCCGCGACGCGTTTGCCGGGGTGACACGCTTCGGCGACTTTCAGAAACACCTGGGCGTAGCGAAAAACATCCTCGCCACCCGCCTCAAGGACATGGTCGAGCAAGGCCTGCTGCACACCAGTGAGGTCGGCGCGCGCAATGAATACCAACTGACCGACAAGGGCCGCGCGCTGATGCCGGTGCTGGTCACGCTGGCTCAATGGGGCGAGGCGCACACTGAGCCTGAGCATGTCAGTGCGCGCGTGCTGGATGCGCGTTCGCTCAAGCCGCTGCGCAAGGTCGAGATCGTGTCTGAGGATGGCCGGGTGCTGGGCCTGGAAGACATCGTTACGCAAGCGCCGGTGGCTTGA